One genomic segment of Tubulanus polymorphus chromosome 4, tnTubPoly1.2, whole genome shotgun sequence includes these proteins:
- the LOC141903617 gene encoding multiple inositol polyphosphate phosphatase 1-like, with amino-acid sequence MPRTWRSMILFGTVCFLLINSSVEDVYEEDDDYRDLYIAMGTKTSYKFILEKRKRRQQTDDHRRSDEKSDLYRGGMLYASNPAADLPKFCRPVHVNVVLRHGTRFPSAKTGRVLRSFVDEFGDKITNPIYKVFRNWTPMYAGDQVKLLSGVGRKEMKGLGKRLFTKYRSLFETPDGGGDAEYDDIREIISYASSDLPRTQNSAKYFMKGMKEALYLPNDFNFNVAIESDSLRFYDRCTKFVDSVERNKTAFAEFKKYKFGDEMRSLALKVAERLGIDADLFLETDFGVTLWNMFVMCSTEASEIGRSLWCELFDDEDALILEYRSDLKHYYKWSHYPVSYMQSCPLLKDVMTNLDEAVIGSATNHVYKKAVLRFGHAETLNPFFTLLGLVNDSNIPRADNLKSIPDRLLKTSKNTPFSANIGVILHRCDSHDELHPKDIPKDARWPTKFEPYMVEFVHNERRLKLPFCDHDICPYTVMKKFYRDITINCQFESICDIKKPASEKDEL; translated from the exons ATGCCGAGAACGTGGCGATCGATGATTCTATTCGGCACTGTTTGTTTCTTATTGATAAACTCGAGTGTAGAAGATGTATACGAGGAAGATGACGATTATAGGGATTTATATATAGCCATGGGAACGAAAACTAGTTACAAATTTATTCTAGAAAAACGAAAACGACGTCAACAGACTGATGATCACCGGCGATCAGACGAGAAAAG tGATTTGTATCGTGGAGGGATGTTATACGCGTCAAACCCGGCGGCCGATCTCCCGAAATTCTGTCGACCCGTTCACGTGAACGTCGTACTGCGACACGGAACGCGTTTCCCGAGCGCGAAAACCGGCCGCGTTCTACGTTCGTTCGTCGACGAATTCGGCGATAAAATCACGAACCCGATTTATAAAGTTTTCCGCAACTGGACGCCGATGTACGCCGGCGATCAGGTGAAATTACTGAGCGGGGTCGGGCGCAAGGAAATGAAGGGACTCGGAAAACGATTATTCACGAAGTATCGATCGTTATTCGAAACGCCCGACGGCGGCGGCGATGCGGAATACGACGATATCCGCGAGATCATCTCGTACGCGTCGAGCGACTTACCGCGTACGCAAAACAGCgcgaaatatttcatgaaaggGATGAAAGAAGCGCTGTATCTGCCGAACGATTTTAATTTCAACGTCGCAATCGAGAGCGACAGTCTGCGGTTCTACGATCGGTGCACGAAGTTCGTCGATTCGGTCGAAAGGAATAAAACGGCTTTCGCAGAGTTTAAAAAGTATAAATTCGGTGACGAAATGCGGAGTTTAGCTTTGAAAGTCGCGGAACGACTCGGAATCGACGCCGATCTATTTTTAGAAACTG ATTTTGGAGTAACGTTATGGAATATGTTTGTGATGTGCAGCACTGAAGCGTCTGAGATCGGGAGATCATTGTGGTGTGAATTGTTTGATGACGAAGATGCTCTAATCTTAGAATATAGATCTGATCTGAAG CATTACTATAAATGGTCTCACTATCCAGTTTCCTACATGCAGAGCTGTCCACTGTTGAAAGACGTTATGACTAATCTCGATGAGGCCGTTATTGGTTCAGCTACCAATCACGT ttATAAGAAAGCCGTGCTACGTTTCGGTCACGCTGAAACTCTCAATCCATTTTTTACTCTTCTCGGATTAGTAAACGATTCGAATATACCTCGCGCCGATAATTTAAAGTCCATTCCGGATAGACTTTTAAAAACGAGTAAAAACACTCCGTTCTCCGCTAATATCGGCGTGATTTTACACCGTTGCGATTCCCATGACGAACTTCACCCTAAAGACATTCCGAAAGATGCAAGATGGCCGACAAAATTCGAACCGTACATGGTTGAATTTGTCCACAACGAGCGAAGACTTAAACTTCCATTTTGTGATCACGATATTTGCCCTTACACGGTTATGAAGAAGTTCTATCGCGATATAACGATTAACTGTCAGTTTGAAAGTATTTGTGATATTAAAAAACCGGCTTCAGAAAAGGATGAATTATGA
- the LOC141903616 gene encoding AN1-type zinc finger protein 4-like: MPIMELFIETLTGTAFELRVSPFETIMSVKAKIQRLEGIPISQQHLIWQSTELEDDYCLHDYSIHDGATLKLVLQMRGGPINTRRIAVDDPALREMAEYMEANRDEIFEKLPSGNRQVTLLVFREGDQLNFFRVVDRGDGTLTPLSESFSGTSVYNLYDEDDDDECPTKEKLEENDKLKEKMISLRSKMETLTIQKKPKKKVRPVSGSRPSSRGRLRHIPSATALNMQQPLNPNPCLPPVGSVLSGLGGGGGAGGAVDDTLSVLPAKYSSPSTPVDKLADVDQSPDDPSEHAGVMLPKIIGSSSEIPSKYGLYSVNEDRTVSPSTSAHRTLLRAKNTTEEIARNKRLLRRPASTNEAPPAGDTTQSADRRVKELKNSTFPPPPSASSSSSSSRRGKDLTLESIKESLRTARERNKRGADLNLESIREALGRRGAGGSTAASAASDNVDSTTSAKQKKEFTIESLSTTEARAMSGLLRQASIERLGSSRISGNFVASANKSRYAATGNRGNTASTLKDGTRIVTPDARLMSAHLQRLSASRDGRLPSPTRRLPPVKTKKKSHKRCFLCGKKTGLATSYQCRCDNNFCANHRYAEAHDCTFDYKTEGRKLLEQANPVVSAPKLPKI; the protein is encoded by the exons ATGCCGATCATGGAGTTATTCATCGAAACTCTAACGGGAACGGCGTTCGAACTGAGGGTTTCACCGTTCGAAACAATCATGTCGGTTAAAGCTAAAATTCAGCGTTTAGAAG GAATTCCGATTTCGCAGCAACACCTCATCTGGCAGTCGACTGAATTAGAAGACGATTACTGTTTACACGATTACAGCATACACGACGGTGCTacgttaaaattagttttacaaATGAGAGGCGGTCCGATTAATACCAGGCGCA tTGCAGTTGATGACCCGGCGCTGCGAGAAATGGCCGAATACATGGAAGCGAATCGCGACGAAATATTCGAGAAATTACCGTCCGGAAATCGTCAGGTGACGCTTCTCGTCTTCCGCGAAGGAGATCAGTTAAACTTCTTCAGAGTCGTCGATCGCGGCGACGGAACTTTGACTCCTCTTTCCGAATCATTCAG TGGGACATCGGTTTATAATCTGTACGATgaagacgacgatgacgaatGTCCGACTAAAGAAAAACTAGAGGAGAACGATAAGCTGAAAGAGAAAATGATCTCACTTCGCAGTAAAATGGAAACTCTTACTATTCAGAAAAAG CCGAAGAAGAAAGTGCGACCGGTTTCGGGAAGTCGACCGAGTAGTCGCGGTCGGCTGCGTCATATACCGAGCGCGACCGCGTTAAACATGCAACAACCGTTGAATCCGAATCCGTGTTTACCTCCGGTCGGTAGCGTACTGTCGGGACTCGGGGGCGGCGGCGGGGCCGGTGGGGCTGTCGACGATACGCTGTCAGTATTACCCGCGAAATACTCATCACCGTCGACACCGGTCGATAAACTAGCCGACGTTGACCAGTCGCCGGACGATCCGAGCGAACACGCCGGCGTGATGCTGCCAAAAATCATCGGCTCATCATCGGAGATTCCTTCGAAATATGGACTATACAGCGTGAACGAGGACCGCACGGTGTCGCCATCTACCTCCGCGCATCGGACTCTACTACGAGCTAAAAATACGACGGAGGAGATCGCGCGAAATAAACGTTTACTGCGACGTCCCGCATCGACGAACGAAGCGCCCCCTGCTGGTGATACGACGCAGAGCGCCGATCGTCGCGTTAAAGAGCTCAAAAACTCGACATTCCCTCCTCCGCCGTcagcgtcgtcgtcgtcgagcTCGTCACGCCGCGGTAAAGATCTGACTTTAGAAAGCATCAAAGAGTCGTTGCGTACGGCGCGCGAACGCAACAAACGCGGAGCCGACCTTAATTTAGAATCGATACGCGAAGCTCTAGGTCGTCGTGGAGCGGGTGGCTCCACGGCGGCGTCGGCGGCTAGCGACAACGTCGACTCGACGACATCCGCCAAACAGAAGAAAGAATTCACGATCGAAAGTCTGTCGACGACCGAGGCTCGCGCGATGTCCGGACTGTTGCGTCAAGCGTCGATCGAACGGCTCGGCTCGTCTCGTATCAGCGGTAATTTCGTCGCGAGCGCGAACAAGTCGCGTTACGCGGCGACGGGGAACCGTGGCAACACGGCGTCGACGTTGAAAGACGGCACACGTATCGTCACTCCTGACGCACGACTTATG TCTGCCCACCTGCAGCGTTTATCAGCAAGTCGTGACGGTCGACTGCCTTCTCCTACGCGACGACTGCCACCCGTTAAAACGAAGAAGAAAAGTCACAAGCGGTGCTTTTTATGTGGCAAGAAAACCGGTCTGGCCACCTCCTATCAGTGCAG GTGTGATAACAATTTCTGTGCTAACCACCGCTACGCCGAGGCTCATGATTGTACGTTCGACTACAAGACAGAGGGTCGTAAACTACTAGAACAAGCTAACCCGGTGGTCAGCGCGCCGAAACTACCGAAAATATAA